The following coding sequences lie in one Pseudomonadota bacterium genomic window:
- a CDS encoding ribosome maturation factor RimP: MVKVKDFAYPLCNSKGLELIHAEYQRETGGIVIRLYIEKQGGITLNDCTWVSRQLSDILDVNLNTGWPYSLEVSSPGANRPLGKPEDFEKFKGNMATISTFVPLEGQKKFKGVLLGYNDGFVNIIVNDKTVAIPYKEITKAQLFNYNGANKC, encoded by the coding sequence AGTTAAAGATTTTGCTTATCCGCTATGCAATTCAAAAGGTTTGGAGCTAATTCATGCTGAATATCAGAGGGAAACAGGAGGTATCGTAATTCGTCTTTATATTGAAAAACAAGGTGGGATTACACTAAACGACTGCACCTGGGTAAGCCGCCAGTTAAGTGATATTCTGGATGTTAATCTGAATACCGGCTGGCCGTATAGCCTTGAAGTTTCATCGCCCGGCGCTAATCGCCCATTAGGAAAGCCGGAGGATTTTGAGAAGTTTAAAGGCAATATGGCAACAATCAGCACTTTTGTTCCTCTTGAAGGACAAAAAAAATTCAAAGGGGTTCTGCTTGGCTATAATGATGGTTTTGTTAATATTATCGTTAATGACAAAACTGTTGCAATCCCTTATAAGGAAATCACAAAGGCACAGCTTTTCAACTATAACGGAGCAAACAAATGCTAA